TCTTTTTCAATATCTACCGGAATCACCTTACCCATACTTGGGTCAAAAGTGTTTTCATTACTCATTCAGGTTCCTCCAAATCTATCCGACAAGTCAGTATTTCTATGCTTCTGTTTGAATCAACCGTTCCCCGAGAGCCTGGAATTTCTGATTTATCCCTGCCTGCTGTTCCTCATCCAAGCAGCGTTTTGGCAGGATATAAATCCGCTCTTTCCCAACGCTGATAATGTATTTATCCTTCTGGTTAAGGATAAAATTGCTGGGATTGTTGTACATAATACGGAAACCGCCGTTTTCTTCTTTTACAAAAATGTATTCGTCATAAATATCCATGGTAAAAGGCTCTTCAATCTGTGCCATTGCCTTTGCCACCTGTTTGCGGTGGCGTACTGGATTGTACCAAATGATAAAAACCACGGCAATACAAACAATGGTACCCAGGTAAGTAACCGTGGAAGGGGTACGTAAAAACAAATCAATTAAATAAAATACCAGCACCAACCCAAACAAAATGGTAAAAATAAGGTTGCGCTTAAACAGATGCTTTTTCTGGAATGCCTTCATCCCGGTTTCCACTTCCTCTTCCGTCAGGTTATAGGATACTGGAATGTGGGGTAGGGAAGTATCTTCTTTATCTCCCATTCTCACAGGAGGAAGGTCTTTTTCATCATACTGCTGCAAATCAATATTGGAAGTAGCTGGTTTTTGCTCTTCTTTTTTTGATTTTTTCTTTTTAATTTGGTATACATTTTCCAATTGGTCAATATTTTTGTTGTAATAATTTTCTGCTTGGGATTTGGTTGGATCGTCCTTGTATTCTTCTTCCTGCTCCTCATCCCCATCTTTTTTATCTTTTTTCCATTGGAACAAGCCATCAAAATCATGCTTATGCTCTTCGTAATACAGTTCCGCCTGGGATTTCTCTTGTGGCTCCTGCTGTATTTCCTGATCTGGTTCCAACTGGGTTTCCTTTTGTTTTTCGTCCATACTGCCTCCTGCTATTGTTTGGTTGCCCAAAATTAAATATCCAAATTCTGCACATACCGTGCGTTCTGTTCAATGAATTCACGGCGTGGTGCTACTTTATCCCCCATGAGGATAGTAAAGATTTCATCCGCTGCCGCTGCGTCTTCCATAGTAACCTGAATCATTACTCTGTTTTCTGGATTCATGGTAGTTTCCCAAAGCTGTTCTGGGTCCATTTCACCTAGACCTTTGTAACGCTGGATATCAATTTTCGCATCTGGGTTATCTCCCCGCATAGTTACCAGTAAACTGTTGCGTTCCTCATCACTGTAAGCATATTTATGCACTTTTCCTCTGGTTAAACGATACAACGGAGGCTGTGCAATATAAACGTTCCCATTTTCAATCAAAGGCCGCATGAAACGGAAGAAGAAGGTCAGCAATAGGGTACGGATATGGCTACCATCCACATCGGCATCCGCCATGATGACAATCTTGTTATAACGGAGTTTCGTAATATCAAAATCTTCTCCAATGGAAGTACCCAATGCTGTAACTACTGGCATCAATTTTTCATTGCCGTACACTTTGTCCAGGCGCGCCTTTTCTACGTTGAGCATTTTTCCCCACAGAGGAAGGATTGCTTGATATTTTCGTTCTCGCCCGCTTTTTGCGGACCCACCTGCGGAATCCCCTTCGACAATGTACAATTCAGTCAATTCTGGGTCACGTTCGGAACAATCCGCTAATTTTCCTGGCAGGGATGCGCTTTCCAGGGCGGATTTCCGTCTGGTTAATTCCCTTGCTTTCCTTGCCGCTTCCCTTGCTTTTTGAGCATTTAAGGATTTCGAGATAATTTCCTGGGCAACCGATGGATTTTCATCAAAATAATCCATTAGTTTTTCAGTAACCATCTTTTCCACCAACTGGCGCACTTCCACATTGCCCAACTTGGTTTTAGTTTGACCCTCAAATTCACAGTTGGTGAGCTTTACGCTAATAATAGCGGTCAAGCCCTCCCGCACATCATCGCCAATCAGCTTTTTATCCGCATCTTTAAGTAAATTGGTCTTTTTCGCGTATTCGTTAAATACTTTCGTCAGTGCGTTTTTAAAACCAGTCTCATGGGTACCGCCATCCGGTGTATGAATATTATTGGCGAAAGACAGGATTAATTCGTTATAACTATCGTTGTACTGAAGGGCAACTTCCGCAATAGAATCCCCCTCTTTTGCTTTTAAATAGATTACCTGGTCATTGATTGTTTCCAACTGCCTGCGTTTGTGGATAAATTCTACAAAGCTTACAATACCACCTTCGTAGTGTAAGGTTTCCCCAACTGGTTCCTCTCCACGACGGTCGGTGAGCACAATTTTTACTCCAGCGTTCAAAAATGCCTGTTCCCGCAAACGGGTCAGCAAAATATCGTAATCATAGTGGGTTTCACTAAAAATCGTCCCGTCGGCTTTGAACATAACAGAAGTACCTGTTTTCGTGGTATCTCCAATAATCTTCATTTGTTCATCATAGTTTCCACGGGCAAATTTTTGGTAGTTGATATGCTGTCCATCATATACCGTCAGTTCCAGCCATTCACTCAGGGCATTTACAACCGACGCACCTACCCCATGTAAACCACCGGCTACTTTATAACCGCCACCGCCAAATTTTCCTCCCGCATGTAGCATGGTATATACCACAGTTGCTGCGGATATCCCTTCTTTTGGATGGATACCAGTTGGAATCCCACGGCCGTTATCCGAGACTCTGATCACATCGCCGGGAAGAATTTCCACGTCGATCTGGGTACAGAAACCAGCCAAAGCCTCATCAATGGAGTTATCCACAATCTCATACACCAGGTGGTGCAGCCCTTTGGAGCCAGTAGACCCAATATACATACCGGGACGCTTACGAACTGCTTCCAGTCCTTCTAATACCTGGATTTGATTTTCATCATAGTTTTGATTGATTCTTTCCAAAAAAAATTCCTCCCAATTACTGAAATGATCTTTCACGTCTTGCCCTGCCAATACCAAGGGCTATTCTAATT
This is a stretch of genomic DNA from Clostridium facile. It encodes these proteins:
- a CDS encoding YcxB family protein, whose protein sequence is MDEKQKETQLEPDQEIQQEPQEKSQAELYYEEHKHDFDGLFQWKKDKKDGDEEQEEEYKDDPTKSQAENYYNKNIDQLENVYQIKKKKSKKEEQKPATSNIDLQQYDEKDLPPVRMGDKEDTSLPHIPVSYNLTEEEVETGMKAFQKKHLFKRNLIFTILFGLVLVFYLIDLFLRTPSTVTYLGTIVCIAVVFIIWYNPVRHRKQVAKAMAQIEEPFTMDIYDEYIFVKEENGGFRIMYNNPSNFILNQKDKYIISVGKERIYILPKRCLDEEQQAGINQKFQALGERLIQTEA
- the gyrB gene encoding DNA topoisomerase (ATP-hydrolyzing) subunit B, giving the protein MERINQNYDENQIQVLEGLEAVRKRPGMYIGSTGSKGLHHLVYEIVDNSIDEALAGFCTQIDVEILPGDVIRVSDNGRGIPTGIHPKEGISAATVVYTMLHAGGKFGGGGYKVAGGLHGVGASVVNALSEWLELTVYDGQHINYQKFARGNYDEQMKIIGDTTKTGTSVMFKADGTIFSETHYDYDILLTRLREQAFLNAGVKIVLTDRRGEEPVGETLHYEGGIVSFVEFIHKRRQLETINDQVIYLKAKEGDSIAEVALQYNDSYNELILSFANNIHTPDGGTHETGFKNALTKVFNEYAKKTNLLKDADKKLIGDDVREGLTAIISVKLTNCEFEGQTKTKLGNVEVRQLVEKMVTEKLMDYFDENPSVAQEIISKSLNAQKAREAARKARELTRRKSALESASLPGKLADCSERDPELTELYIVEGDSAGGSAKSGRERKYQAILPLWGKMLNVEKARLDKVYGNEKLMPVVTALGTSIGEDFDITKLRYNKIVIMADADVDGSHIRTLLLTFFFRFMRPLIENGNVYIAQPPLYRLTRGKVHKYAYSDEERNSLLVTMRGDNPDAKIDIQRYKGLGEMDPEQLWETTMNPENRVMIQVTMEDAAAADEIFTILMGDKVAPRREFIEQNARYVQNLDI